ATCCGCGAGGCCCACCCGCTCCAGGGCGGCGCGCGCGCGCCGGCGCCGCTCGGCCCTGGCCAAGCGCAGCTTCTCGAGGCCGAACGCGACGTTGTCGAGGACGCGGCGCCAGGGCAGCAGGCGGGAATCCTGGAACACCAGGGCGACCGCCCGGCGGCCGGGTTCGGGCTCGCTGACCGAGACGGTGCCGGCGCTGGGTTTCACCAGGTCGGCGATGACGCGCAGCAGCGTCGACTTGCCGACGCCGGAGGCGCCGACGATCGCCAGGAACTCGCCCGGCTCGATGTCGAGGTCGAGCCCCGACAGCACCGTGGTGCGGGTGCCGTCGCGGGTGAAGGTCAGGGCGAGGCCCTGGATCGCGATCAGGCCCGCCATCTGAGGATCCAGCGTTGGAGGGCGGTGAAGCCGGCGTCGAACACGCCGTAGAGCAGCGCCATGGTGAGCATGTAGACGACGACGATGTCGGTCGCGAGGAGCGTCGAGGCCTGCATCATCCGCTGCCCCAGGCCCGCGACCCCGAAGATCTCGGCCGCCACCACCGCCATCCAGGCCTGTCCGATGGCGGTGCGCACGCCGACGAGGATCCCCGGCATCGCGGCCGGCCACACCACCGTCGTCAGGCGCTCGGGCGCGGAGCGGAAGCCGAAGGCGGCGGCGAGCTCGATCAGGTCGCGGTCGACGCCGCGGATCGCCCCGTGGCTGGCGAAGTAGACGATCCAGAACACCCCGATCGCGACGATGAACAGGGCCGCCTCGGGGCTGACCCCGAACCAGATGATCGCGAAGGGCACCCAGGCGAGGCCCGGGACCGGGCGCAGGACCCGCACCACCCAGGCGGTCAGGCCTTCCGCCGTGCGCGACATGCCGGTCAGCGTGCCGGCCGCGATGCCGAGGACGATGCCGATCGCCAGACCCGCCAGGTAATGCCCGAGGCTTCCCGTGATCGCCGCGAGCCACTGCCCGGAGCGCAGCTCGCGCAGGAACGCCTCCGGCAGCACCGAGGGCGGCGGCAGGAAGGCCGGGTTGACG
The sequence above is drawn from the Methylobacterium terrae genome and encodes:
- a CDS encoding ABC transporter permease; this encodes MRRHHAAFLLPPLGLAAFFALWEAVPRLGLVNPAFLPPPSVLPEAFLRELRSGQWLAAITGSLGHYLAGLAIGIVLGIAAGTLTGMSRTAEGLTAWVVRVLRPVPGLAWVPFAIIWFGVSPEAALFIVAIGVFWIVYFASHGAIRGVDRDLIELAAAFGFRSAPERLTTVVWPAAMPGILVGVRTAIGQAWMAVVAAEIFGVAGLGQRMMQASTLLATDIVVVYMLTMALLYGVFDAGFTALQRWILRWRA